In Nymphaea colorata isolate Beijing-Zhang1983 chromosome 13, ASM883128v2, whole genome shotgun sequence, one DNA window encodes the following:
- the LOC116267331 gene encoding glycine-rich protein 2-like, which yields MEMAQGKRGRGTVKWFNSQKGFGFITPDDGTDDLFVHQTSIRSEGFRLLSEGDPVEFEVETGDDGRTKAVDVTGPDGSPLPSGGGGGGAGRGFGGSRGWGSGGGGYGGGYGGGRGGRGGRGGGRGGGGGGYYGGGGGGYGGGGGGYGGGGGGYGGGGAGACYTCGQPGHLARDCNQGSGGRSGGGYGGGGRSGCFHCGEPGHFARECPSGQN from the coding sequence ATGGAGATGGCGCAGGGAAAGAGAGGAAGGGGCACGGTGAAGTGGTTCAACTCGCAGAAGGGGTTCGGGTTCATCACGCCGGATGACGGCACCGACGACCTGTTCGTCCACCAGACCTCTATCAGGTCGGAGGGATTCCGCCTTCTCTCCGAAGGAGATCCCGTCGAGTTTGAGGTCGAAACTGGGGACGACGGCAGGACCAAGGCCGTGGATGTCACCGGGCCGGATGGCTCTCCCTTGCCCAGCGGAGGGGGTGGAGGTGGTGCTGGAAGGGGTTTTGGTGGTAGTAGAGGTTGGGGAAGCGGCGGTGGTGGGTATGGTGGTGGTTACGGCGGTGGAAGGGGAGGACGGGGTGGAAGAGGCGGAGGacgcggtggtggtggtggtggctattatggtggtggtggtggcggttatGGCGGAGGTGGTGGCGGTTACGGGGGAGGTGGTGGCGGTTACGGGGGAGGTGGTGCTGGAGCTTGCTACACTTGTGGGCAGCCGGGTCATTTGGCGAGGGACTGCAACCAAGGGAGCGGTGGGAGATCTGGTGGCGGTTATGGAGGCGGCGGCCGTAGCGGCTGCTTTCATTGCGGGGAGCCGGGGCATTTTGCGCGTGAATGCCCGTCTGGCCAGAACTGA